A stretch of Gemmatimonas sp. DNA encodes these proteins:
- a CDS encoding N-acetylmuramoyl-L-alanine amidase, protein MRFPRLPLVGLCSLVWATALVAQPAGPPSVIPHSVWQAKPPLGIPADAARRNKKAGDSLSFRELTVTVLQTLVDSSGEKPVDVARVRLATNGASEERVVREGSAFNWRGFHRAVVAIYGPGELGAGLVALEVATIASLPATIANASIAGGADMRLRIPHAISHVTLHHTGDSKPLTRADDPAQRLRNLQSWGASDRNWWDVPYHFLLDLDGRVFEGRDWHFQGETNTTYDPGGHFLISMIGNYDVQEPSVGQLEAIADLMAWALKANNLPIDRIGGHYNYAETGCPGKYLRRYLEDGTLRRMVQQRLNAR, encoded by the coding sequence ATGCGATTTCCACGACTGCCGCTTGTCGGCCTGTGTTCGCTCGTCTGGGCGACGGCCCTCGTTGCTCAACCCGCGGGGCCACCGTCGGTCATCCCCCACAGCGTGTGGCAGGCGAAGCCGCCGCTCGGCATCCCCGCCGATGCAGCGCGCCGCAACAAGAAGGCCGGCGACTCACTCTCGTTTCGCGAGCTCACGGTCACTGTGCTGCAAACCCTGGTCGACTCGAGTGGCGAGAAGCCCGTCGACGTAGCGCGCGTGAGGCTCGCCACCAACGGTGCGAGCGAGGAACGCGTGGTGCGCGAGGGTTCGGCGTTCAACTGGCGCGGCTTTCACCGCGCCGTCGTCGCGATCTACGGCCCCGGTGAACTCGGCGCCGGACTGGTCGCCCTCGAGGTGGCTACGATCGCGTCATTGCCCGCCACTATTGCCAATGCCAGTATCGCCGGTGGCGCCGATATGCGATTGCGCATTCCGCACGCCATCTCGCACGTCACGCTGCATCACACCGGCGACAGCAAGCCGCTCACGCGGGCCGATGACCCGGCCCAGCGACTGCGCAACCTGCAGTCATGGGGCGCCAGCGATCGCAACTGGTGGGATGTGCCCTATCACTTTCTGCTCGACCTCGACGGACGCGTGTTCGAGGGACGAGACTGGCACTTTCAGGGCGAGACCAACACCACCTACGATCCCGGCGGACACTTTCTCATCAGCATGATCGGCAACTACGACGTGCAGGAACCGAGTGTCGGGCAGCTGGAGGCCATCGCCGATTTGATGGCGTGGGCGTTGAAAGCCAACAACCTGCCCATCGATCGCATTGGTGGCCACTACAACTACGCCGAGACCGGCTGCCCCGGAAAGTATCTGCGCCGGTATCTCGAGGACGGCACGCTGCGCCGCATGGTGCAGCAACGACTGAACGCGCGGTGA